A region of the Scomber scombrus chromosome 17, fScoSco1.1, whole genome shotgun sequence genome:
taaaaacagaaaaggtttaacacagacttaaaaaaaacccattgaGTTTAATTCTGCTGAACAAACTGTGGCAGAAAACTTCAAAAGttgaataatattaataataagtaaagtaagcgtcattcatcttttttgaTTGCCCTACCTTATTTccaactacattttaaaaataaatgtaactaagCCACTTCTACTTTATCCGCTGTTGGTCATCAAGGAGTCTTGAAGCTATGTGAATGGTCAGTGTTGTTTCGGTGATACAGTCACAGCTGTGACTAGACCGCGAAAACATGCTTAAGTTAGACCTGCTGTGCGGAACTTTTTCATATACGTGAATGTCCTTAACATTCGAGCCGTCgccaaacaagttcacacagGTTTGACATTCCATGCTCTGTCCACAGAGCCTTCAGCCAGCCAAGCAGCTAACTTCCTGAtagctctctgctaacttgaagtgggataaaataatttttcttgcagcttttatttaaaggactgaatggatcaaattctaaaaattaaatgaataattttgcTGAGATTGAACGACTACGGTGGAGACTATGAAGTAAGTGGATGACGatgtcagtgtttttgtaattactttcACTgccagagaggggaaaaaacgtccagcactgcagctttaaacacaGGTGCAATAAATTGAGACGGCCGCTTTCCTGGAGTAGCCTGATTATACCAGTGCCTCAAATTACGGTTGAGGGTTGAACCTCTGAGCAGAAGCAGAGAATGAATTAAGTCAAACTcagtattttatgtttatgGTTTTGATGTGTAGTAGTCATGTACCTGCTTAAGGAGAACATTGTTCATGATGATCATTGGAGAGAGGTTGGAGTAGGAGCCTCCTACCACAGCCAACTGAGAGGGCTGCTGCCCTGAGCCAGAAGTCTGTGGTGCCCCTGCAGGACGAGGTGACTGCTCACTGTCTGTGGTGTCCATTGTGCTCTGGTGCTCTGAGCTTGCATCTATAGACAAGGGAGAGGAGTAACTGGGATTCATTAAATCCAtctttataattaaaaacacataaaattgTGGCAAAAGCGAGATCGAACCTGAGAATCCAGAGTCTCTCTCAGAATCGGCTCGGGAGCCTCCAGACTTCATGATGGAAGGTCTGTTTTCTGCCCTTGAGTGGCTCTCTGCCTTCCTTTTGGTGCTCATCTTCTTTTCCTGTTGTACTGACATTATCCTTGACTCCACAAGCTCTCACAGCAATCACATCAGCATATCAGAGGATAAATCTAGGAATCAACGCAAAACACAGAGTAAACCCTCTTTTCATGTCAATAACAGATTTATACAGATACAAAGACGGCACTGAAGTTTTCGAGTGTAACGAACACGCCAATAATATTACCTATAGTATGGTcatcatttttcacaatgaGCACATCTAACACCCACCCACATTTTCCATTGAGTTGCGTAGCGTTGCCATCATTGTacgaaaacaacaaaaatataacgTAGCTACACAAAATATTGATATCAAAGTATTAAgttagctaaaaaaaataaactttaacatTATTAGTTGGCGTTAACTTAGTTAATAGGCCCGTTATTAACAACCACgaaacattaaagctgcaggaCATGACAGGGtgtttaatgtttgtatttataatacatacataatgcATTTGGGGGAACTTAAAATAATTCTGTCCTAGCTAAAAGCAACTGAACACTTCAAGAATGTGCACAACCCGCCCCCCGCCAAAAAACCCCCACCATAAACATATATTTAGGGAAACAATGCGAACAATTCAAGTAAACACTGGGCGCTAACATTAAATGcaaagctaatgttagccttTAGCGTTTACTGACACAAAGTGGACAACaattacaaaacacatttaaaaaacaatatgcCTACTTTTGTGCTGGTGCTGCTCCGGCGACGCTGTCTAGGAAGCAAGGGGGAAACAGGGTTGCCTCCGGTCGAGGTGCCTAGTTAAACGTACCGACTGTTTTTCCTGGTGTGGCCACCGCTGATACTGCTGCTGCCCGGCCTGTACTAGGACTCTGCGTCCCACGGTACTCTCCACGAGACTCACCACCCCTCCCCTGTCCGCTCGGTCACATGCGAAGCACGGTGGGAACACACGTCCACTATTACCATCTACTTCTCCTTCCGAGAGCATCTAAACTCAGATTGGGACACTAGCTACCTGTTTGCGTCAGTTTAACCCACCAGCGATTGTTCCCGAGCTTCGAAAAGCTTAAAAAGACAGGATATTCATTTTAGCCATTTCCCATATATGGTAATTCGGGGCGTGGCTTTGTCTGGAGTAGCGGACACGTCACATTCTTTAGGGTTCTGTGCTCGCCCACTGTGCCGTTCTTCTGGCTCCTGATTGGTTAGCGCAGCCAGCAGCTGAAAAACGTGACCGCTGCCGAATGTGTGGCGAAGCAGAGGACATTGTGTTCGGTGTGCAGTTAAGAAGTGTACAATCCTGTACAGGCACATCAAACGTGTCGACGGGTGTCTGGTGACGTGAGGTATAATATTCTGGTGTAGCCTATTATATAATAGCTTGGATGTCCCGGAGCTAAAACTAAGCAAGTCCTCTCTGCTGTATGGTGGAAGAAGTAAACACAACCACCTCTCAGAACAAAACGTACTCACGTGCAGGCATGTTGATTTTCACTGCATCATTTTTTACTATGAACATCTAGTTCCCATGCCTGCAATAACAGAACTAGAGGACAAGATAACCACCATTAAGCACAATAAGAGCAGAGTAATGGAAaatacttcaaaaaaaaaatgtgaaaaatattagTACATGGTGTCATTAagtgtagtttagtttagttagcACAAgttcaacatttacattaaaaatgacagataatataCAATGCAGATGATACAAtttcacaatattacagaaaataaccaAATAATTACAATAGGCTATACAgtcaccggccacttcattaggtacacctgtgcaatctaattcaatccaatacatcagctctgccataaattctactttttgaaGTTAACattgtcagtttttgttaatATCGTCgaaaaagtgatcattttacttTACCCAATAAAGAAGGCAgtgactgtatatatatatatataataacaacaataactaaataaaaacagaaaaataagtgTATGTGAAGGGGACATTGGCCTCAGCATCTATACATGATACATGAAAACTATgactgaaacaaataaaaacagacaaaatacattgagaaaaaaagttaaaatacagcagttaaatgttcctctaaacatcttttaaaactttttgaaGATTTTTCTCAGATTTGAAAAGCTATTccataacttaaaaaaatgtacttctgCAAGTAAGAACTTtgggaggatgaagatgaagttgAAACCAATGAAACAAAACTTGAATACCAGGGTTATGTGATTCAgtcatgtgttttaatgatgaaaaGTTGCCTGGTGATCTTGTGAATTACTTTGTGAGCAGTGTTGGGGATTAACTAATAGCATTACATAGTTtaactacaaaataaatgtaactgtaatccgttacagttactgagaaaaaaaacaagttacgTATGAATAGGGCTGACTgagtatctttaaaaaaattacagtaCCAGtgccaatccaagtacccttaaagtgatactgatatcAAATGAGTACttcaatacccatcatgtgaataaaaGCATAACATTACATAAAATGCCACACAAAACTCCTCCACAactaaatgattagatttttacaaaaatgcattttgtaaGTCTTCAAatgattaatatttattaattgagGAAAGTTTGCGTCAATTGGCTGTGAagaagtccatacaaatagtcaaattcaatatttaacatgttactgaatacatatattgctgttttaaattctttgaaattcatatttttttaatatattttgtaaataattcATGACGCTGTTTCAGTAAAGCTCGCCATATCCTCAGGAACCCATCTCACCCAGGACACTCGCtctttgagctgctgccctcaggcaaacgctacaggacattgagagtacgCACAAACAGATTacaaaacagcttttacgctaaagccataaatgcactaaactgcattaaataatggtaattatttatttatttttgttattccCAACCCTGTTTGTCACAAAgcttcattgttttgttttttatatagttagatttcatctgcagtccctcGGCAGGTCACAATTAACAAATGCACAATAACAGTACAGAATAGCTGTTTTATCTAACCACACCTCCATCATCTCACATGTCTCATAAAAGGCTGTGAATGCATTACAAATCAGTAGATACCAGCAAGCCCTTGTGCTTTGTTAACAATGCGCTTACTACAGAGCCTTGCCAGATACAGAGCTCAGTGTCCTCACGTTACCAACTCTGATGCTCCACCAATGCAAATGAAGATAACACAGAGGCTCCTTGTATTTggagttcattttattaaaagtatAACTATTCATGACTCAAAAGTACGCATATTCAGTAGGTGTTCATCATAGAAACACagccaaaaataacacaattacaTGGAGGAAGTCACATAGATGTTTCCATAGCTGCGCACAAGGTATAATGGGGTTAATAACAATTATAACAGCATGAGTCATTTTACAAAAAATCCCAATGAATCTGAAGTCATGGAGAAGGTTTCTGGCCTCTCTATGAATGTTGGATGGAAGTCTCTATTgccttttattctttttatttatatttacatttttttaaagtgatttttagTGGCTTGATAAGCTTGTGAGGAAGGCAGGCTCGGTGCTTGGCACTCACAGCTTAGAAACAGGCGGTAGAAAGGGCTACAGGTGCAAAGGTACAGGCCATTATGAACAACCCCAAACACCTTTGGTGCAACATCTTTAAAGAGCAGGAGAGCAATACTGGCAGTGGGGGGGCTCATCTCGCTGCACTGTAAGACAGCGGTTCAGCAGGTCCTTTGTACCAGTAGCCATCAGACTTTACAACAATAATACCCAAAGATAGTGATGGGGCACTGCAATAATCTGAACAATTATTTCTCCCCTtaacataatttttttaaacatattttatttcgTTTATTAACCTTTAGTTTTTGTATATtagttcttatttatttatgtatatgtgtttgtatttatttgtgtatatatatgaattTCCCCAATGGAGATGAATACAGTCTATCTATAAATCTATCTATTATCTCTTTATCTTTCATCATCCTGTCTTCTCTCTACTTGGTAGACCTTGCACTTTGTAAACtctttttaaaggtgctattTAAATTAagatattgttattattattattaatcctTCCCCCTTGGCAACTGATAAGCTTTAAGCATCCCACCCATTATCTTTGTATCTCTGACATGTTGTAtcctgtctatttttaaaaccTCAAACAAAAGAAACTTTTTGACATGGAAGCTGACAGGGATTGTCGGCCATTACCAACAGCAATCATAGCCAAAAtgagtttgatattgttgtttaatcaaaaaagaaaatagtgcATGGATACGATGCCAAACTGAACATCTGGTAGATGCACAGGATGAGGAAAGATGTTTGGATATACATAGAAGATGATTTGTCAGATGTGATCAGTCACCAGATGTGTTGTTGTTCACCTCTACAAAGTCATTCGTCCAAATTAAACTTTGGACAGATGTTTGAATCAGTGTTGACCTATCTTGTTTTCAGGGAACGGGcacctggaaaaacaaaaataaacaatcagagagatttatttatttttatacgTTGGTCTTTTTACTCAAGATTTTTAAATTTCACTAAAAGTAATTTGTCAGCTTTTTAGGCTAAAATTATTCATTCTATTCTTCTATTCAAGTATTGCTGGATTTTCATTCAGAGGCAATCAGTAACAATACAGAAACCAAGCtccaaattaaaaagaaatatatttagGCAATTAGATCTCATgttcaaatgtattaattgaTACAAGTACATAATATTTCTTAAGTCTGACTTTAAGCATGAGCTTGAGAACCAATTTaagaagtttagttttttttaatcttattccttattaaaatgttttgggaGTGAATATGGTCCAAGAGTGAGTTTAAATACTATTTTCTCTATTAGATGAGCCTCCTAAACATAAGCAGTTGATCATCAGTCCAGcaacttttttccctcttttgaAAATACATCCCGGTCTTGTCTCTGGTAGTTCTCCACAGGCAATGCTACAGCTGCAAGTGGACTCTGAAAGTTATGAGACCCACGAATGAGCTCAAATGCGATctcaaaaccacaaaccacAACTGAAATGATCATTTTGACACCGCTGTGAATGGATACAGAACATATTCACCCTGCCTACAGGGGCCAAGGTGTCAGAGGTCCCTTAAAACAGAGCCTcatgtgaaatgtgtcatttaagTTTGAAAACGCAAAATGTTCTCTTGAACAACTGAGATACAGTCCTAAATATTCACTTTAAAGTTGTTTCAAGAGTGAAACCATCATGGCGCCATGAAAAGGGAATATTTATACCCTCAGATTATATGTAGGATGAGTAAATCTAGTTGAGTTTATGTTCACTGCTGACATCAAGCAGTGTGTGGGCCCTCTGAATCTactggaggaaagaaaaagtctGGCAGAAATTAAAACAACTGTGTAGTCCCTTAACCACTAAAAATGGGGTGGAAGGTTTATGTGATGATGGGGTGTAGACTTAAACTATAGTTTACAAAGGAATGAAAACCAAAATTAGTGAAGGTGTGGCATGAGCACGTGCAGTACCACGGTGAGAGCAACATGGCCACACAGGCTCCACCATAAAGTACTTTTGTGGGACAACGTGCAGACCCCCATCAAACACAGCCTTCCCAAATCCATCTCTGGTGAAACCCTATAATCACTGTTTCATTATCACCTGATCCCACCTATTTCAAACCATTGTTCCTTATTCCCCAAGAAGGAAGAATGCTTAACTGACTGAGCTAGTAGTGACACCTCCATGTTTTGCATCTCAAAAAACCTCACAATGTAGCCCTTTTCAGTGCCAAATATGTATTTTGGGAATATCATTCTTCAAGGCAATGTCTTCATTGTGTACTATTTCACAATTGGTTACACAACAATATCCCTTGGTAAATTGGAAAGAATAGGAGGGAGAGGTGTAGAGAGATTATCCGTGACACATGCTGCCCTTTTGACCTTTACGAGAGAAGAGAGAGCctacagacaaacaaaataCCAGACTCGCCGCACATAAAActcctgtgtctgtctgtaaaaAGGTGGTGCAGCATCCAATATTGCTCTGGGACTGAATTGCTTGAGCTTAAAAGTTCATCGGGTCACTTTCTCACAAGGTGGATTTGGCTGCCTTTTAGATGTATTCCTTCCCTGGTCAGATTCAATTTCAAGGCTTGAATCGAGCTTTGCCGCTGTTAAACTCATACTCCAGTTGCACCATTGTATTACTATAAACCATGCTGTACCATGCACTGATTCAATGGGACACATATCTGATAGTTGTATTGTGGATAAAAGTATGAATACAAAGCTTTGACTGTATATGAGCTAGCTGTCCCATCTGCCAGACAAAATATGacataaaaatcaatttatttatttatttttcttgttgtttccAGTTTCCTGATATTCGAGTACGTTTTTTTATTGGTAACAGTTACAACTATCAATGGCCTCAGATTAGTTATGCTCCGTGGCACCGCACAGAGGCACAAGCTCATCATAACTGTTTGGAAGATTACTGTATAGGCCAGCCAAGGAGAGAGCAACACAGTATACTGTGATACTGTTTAACACTAAgatactgtttgtgtgtgtgtcagggacATAAACCAGATTTAAGACATTTTGATTGGCGATGGTTTGGAGCaggcaagtagtggttacaGTAAGGGTTAAGGTAAGTCCAactgaatgtaagtctatgtaatgtccccaaaagtgacttaggcaaacctgtgtgtgtgtgtgtgtgtgtgtgtgtgtgtgtgtgtgtgtgtgtgtgtgtgtgtgtgtgtgtgtgtgtgtgtgtgtgtgtgtgtgtgtgtgtgtgtgtgccacaggGGAGTAATCCATTCACTTACTTGCCACATCCGTTTGCTGTCTTTTTGTGCTTCCTCCTCCGAGGTCTGTTCTTGATCGACTCACTGTTGCTGTGAAGGAAGAGCAAAGTGCAATGAAAATATTGACATGTTCAAGTCTGCTAGATGAAATGTTCATTTACTGACCTTTTATTATGTAGAAGATCCTTTCTGAGTCtaaaaacagggggaaaaaacatgcaaatggaAGTAAGTTGCGCTATATACATCTAGATTTGCATCTCAATTTGCATTTAGTGTTTATTACATAGAATGGACCCTCAGTGACTAACCTGCATTCACATCTCTGATGCTCCACAAAAGTGAGTTCCACAGTTCGCATAGATTTCATGGGATAAATCCTCATTACCTGATGAACGAAATAAAGAGGAAGCTGAATACAGGACCATGTGTGTAATGTTAACTCAAGCTATCTCCATTCAGGTGTTCAAAAATCAAAGATCTCTCCACACCTGCAGAGTGATGTTGTGTTCAAGGGTAGGGTAACACTCCATTGTTTCATCGTGACAGCAACCGGAGCATCGCCAAAGTGGGACGCAAGCAGGTATGAAGATGTGCTCCACTTCTCCGGGGTACTCCTGCTCCACGTCCACCAACTGCTCCATGGGTCGACAGGTGCTCCTCACCCACACCTCCTCGAATGTCATCACTACAAAACAAGTTCAATCTTTAGtctttaaataatgtttaacgGCGAGGACGATTTCTGATGGCATTACAGTTTCATGAGCACAGCTTTTACCTCTTGAGTGAGCCTCTTCTGGCTGGTCTGAAAtctgcaaaatacattttttcaaaagttcatatttttGATGTCATAAAAATACTGTAAGCATGATTGTAATGATACACAACCTGCAGACAATCAAGAAGCTGACACAGGTgggaaaagagagggagcaTGAAGGATTAGAATAGCAGCAGGTTCATTGAGCAGTTGGAGAGCACCCTCTTGTGGTAAAGAAACAGCAGTGGCCATTCATAATAACCTAATATAaacagtgatgcagcacatggTCTGAGGAGTGCAGCACCGTGCTGCTGATTGcaaatcagcaaaaaaaaaaacatagcaaAATGAGTCAGCCAACAAGAAAAGCACGCGTGATTTctcaatttgtttttaatactcGATGGTTTATTATCATAAGAAGCAAAGCATGCAAAGAATAACAGCAAAGAATAGCTGCTGCCTTGACTCATGGGACTTTtaacacacaataaacataGTTTAAACAAAGGATAGCACTGAGCAGAATCATGACACAGCGTGAATTTTGGTAAGTTCTCACAATCCTGGCCTCCAGCTCACAAAGGCAACGTTCCCGATTTGTGAACGACAAATTGAGCAGAAACACAAGTGCAAAGTTGATCTTGGCTCCCTCTTTCTTTTGAGTATCAACTATCTCTTTCTGACTCCTCACCTATCTCTTGCTTtccccatccctccctccactcGCCTCTATCTCCGAGAACAGTGATGGGAACACTGTCTTCTAAATGTCATGTGCGGGGAATGTTTCAGGTTTTTACTGCAGGATTTTTATGTTTACAGCCCCAAACCCAGATGACCCAGATGCATAACAACAGCTGTAATGAGGATAGGATATGCAGATAAGACATGCAGGAATAACACAATGCAATGGTAAAGTGGTTTGCCACTGGATGTGAATCACGATTTGCTCCATCACATCCTGTGTTTAAAATggcttgttgttttttgtaataaCAGAGAGAATCATGGAAAAAGTGTGTTCATCTCTActtgtttccttttctcctcttctccttttttcctatttttttaaacccagTTTCAAAGGCAAATCCACAAGTTATTTTAATActgtacaaaaataaagaaatgacatGAGATAGAGGTCTTAAGTTGATCTTGGCTCTTCTTTTTGATTTCACATCTCTCTCACTCCCACTTTCCCCAACCCTACCCCCAtttctctgtatgtgtgagtcTGAAAtgtcacatgtacagtatgttttagttcagtgtttaaaagttaaaatagttGGTTTACTGCACTAAAAACAATGAGGTCCCATGTAGGTTGCTTTGGAAGAATCTTGTAAAtcatcaaaaaaataattgttgagGTCATTGTCCGGATTTGATCTTGTCTTCAAATCTTGTGTAGATCAAAGAACAGatgttgttatttttcccaAGTTATCAACGTAAAAATGGGAATTTCTCAATAGTTTGATTTCGACATGGGCTTGTCCTGATTCTTAAGCCCTTTTTATTTATCACTCTTGCAATCACAGCCAAAGGCAGGTGAAAAATAGTGGCTGAAGAGTCCCAACTTCATGTAATTTATTGTATGTAGAGTtcaaactaacaaaacaaaGCTTTACCACTTGAATGAAAAGGTTACTGCAGTGTAGAAGGGCACTCAAGTGATTTATCATTGCACTTTCATTAATTTGGGGCATTCACAACAGACAGATTGAAAAAAATATGGTAAGAATCGATGCAGCAGCGGCCAAGATATCACTACTCCAGTTTGGTTAAGCTCCAAAAACACAGGATCAAATCCCAGATAACCCTAATCACATCATTAGGGATTTTATCTCTGGCTTTAGAAAGCTCACAGACAACATTATATAACTGAGGTTGAGTAGTGCTCCTCCTGACAAGTCAGCTGAGCTTCATGTGGAGTCCTACTA
Encoded here:
- the pgfa gene encoding vascular endothelial growth factor A, giving the protein MKSFFAASQLFAVLLVQLVPAQISDQPEEAHSRVMTFEEVWVRSTCRPMEQLVDVEQEYPGEVEHIFIPACVPLWRCSGCCHDETMECYPTLEHNITLQVMRIYPMKSMRTVELTFVEHQRCECRLRKDLLHNKSNSESIKNRPRRRKHKKTANGCGKCPFPENKIGQH